The genome window TGTTCTGATTACAGATCCTGCTATTCTAAACGATCCGAACAGCATTTATAACAAGCAACCAGTTGTAAGAAATCCACAAGGCTACCCTTATGGAATTTCAACCACAGTTATGCAGGAAATGACAAACCCATTGGCCTACATCCAGACTCAAATAGGTAATTATGGCTGGTCTGAAAACCTGGTGGGTAATGCATTTGCTGAGGTTGAGCCACTAAAGGGTTTAAAATTCAGATCAACATTAGGTGGAAAATTAGCTTACTGGGGCGGCGAAAGCTTTAGGCCAATATTTTACCTGAATGCATCTACCACTAACCAGCAAACTGCACGCAACCGTGACAGACACATGGTGATGGACTATAATATTGAAAACATACTCTCCTACACACGTGAACTCAATAATCATAATTTCACAGTTCTATTAGGTCAGGGCGCCTACAAAGATGGAGAAATAGGAGGAATGGGCTTAACATACAATGCTTTACCAGCTATAAGCTTCGACGATGCCTCCTTTAACTTACCAGTCCCAAGTTCAAACATTACAGCATACGCTTACGATAACATAGCCCATACTGTAAGCTCTTTATTCGGCCGTGTAATATATGATTACAAAGAAAAATACCTCTTTACAGGTATTATTCGGCGCGATGGATCATCCAACTTTGGCTCTAACTACCAATACGGCTACTTCCCGTCAGTTTCATTAGGTTGGGTGGCATCTAACGAAGAATTCTGGCCAGAGAATAATGTAGTAGATTTCCTAAAGATTCGTGGATCATATGGCGAAGTAGGTAATGACCAAACCAAACCATTTGGGTTTATAGCTACAGTAAGCCCAGGACGAAATTATACTTTTGGAAATACACTAAACCAAGGCTATATCATAGGTTATAGTCCTAATGCTCCTGCTAACCCTGACTTACGCTGGGAAGAAACAGCCCAGACTAACATTGGCTTTGAGACAACAGTTCTGAATAGCATCAACTTCACATTTGACTGGTTCAATAAAAAGACTTCTGGCATCTTAAGACCATTGGAGCTACCTGGCATGGCTGGGCAAACTGGTAACCCTATGGCTAACATTGCGGATATGCAGAACAGAGGTATTGAGTTGGAACTAGGTTATAATCAAAAGTTCGGTGAAGTTGGCTTCAGTATAAGTGGTAATGCTGGCTATGTTAAGAACGAAATACTTTCACTGGAAAGTGGCAAACAGTTTACAGAAGACGGTGCCGCCAGGATACAGACCTTTACATATGCACTTAACCGAAACATTGTAGGTGAATCATACTACTCTTTCTATGGCTTTAAAACAAACGGTATCTTCCAGAACCAGGAAGATGTGGAGAGTTATGTAAGCTCTGCCGGAACCGTAATACAGCCAAATGCAGTACCTGGTGATTTCCGTTGGGTAGATACAAACGACGATGGCCAGATTACAGAAGCTGACCGTGTAGTGTTAGGTAAACCTCTGCCAGACTGGACTTTTGGTTTAACGCTGAACGCAGATTGGAAAAACTTCGACGTGTTAATCTTCGGACAAGGTGCAACTGGCCATAAGATCTTCCAGGGACTACGCCGTCTGGAGATAGCAACAGCTAACTGGCAGACTAAAGCTCTGGGCCGCTGGACAGGTGAAGGTACATCCAATGACTTCCCAAGAATTTCTACTTCAGACCCTAACAACAACTTCTCAAACCCTTCTGACTTCTATTTAGAAGACGGAGATTATTTCAGGATCAAGACGTTGCAAATAGGCTATACTATACCTGCTTCGCTTACTGATAAAATTTCTATCCAGAAGGCACGCTTCTATTTGAGCGGTAACAACATCTTCACTTTTACCAAATACACCGGATACGACCCTGAAATAGGTGGAGATAGAGCTATCTATGGTATTGACCGTGCTTTCTATCCGCAGGCACGCACATTTATGGTTGGTGTAAACTTAGGTCTATAGTTGAGAAGTACTTCAAAAGAAAGAATCATGAAAAATAAATTCATATACGCAGCCATTTTTTCAATGGCACTGCCACTATTAAGCTCATGTAGTGATGATTTTCTGGATGTAGACCCGGAAGGTACCATTCTGGAATCTGAGTACTACAAAAACCCTGAAGAAGCTTATGCAGGTTTAGTAGCAGCTTACGACCCACTTGGTTGGCAGGCTGGCGATACCTATCATAACATTGGCGCAATAAACGCTGCCTCTGACGATGCACATGCAGGTGGTGGAGGCCCATCAGATATGCACACCTGGCAGGTATGGAACAGGTTTACATTAGACCCTGCTAACGGCCCGCAGGAAGAATACTGGGACCGAAACTTCAGAGGTATCGCCAGAGCGAATGTTATACTTTCGAAAGTAGAGGCTGGTGTACCAGGCTTGGCTCAGACAGTGGCAGATCGCTACATAGCTGAGGCAAAATTCCTGAGAGCTTACTACTACTTTGAACTGGTTCGCCTGTTTAAGAATGTGCCACTCATTACAGCACCGCTTGCAACCGAAGAAATATTTAACCAGGTGCAGGTAACTCCGGACCTGGTATATGCCCAGATCGAGAAAGATTTGGCAGAAGCTATACCTGATCTGCCTGTAACTGTACCTGTAGCCACAGAAGGTGGTCGTGCCACACAAGGCGCTGGTAAAGCATTACTTGGCAAAGTATACCTGTTTCAACAGAAATGGGATGAGGCAGCTGAGCAACTTGCAGATGTAAATGGCACACCTGGCGAAACAAGTATGTACGGCTACAGATTGATGGATAACTATGGTGCTATTTTCGACCCTGCAAACAAGTTTAACAGCGAATCTATTTTTGAGATTGCCCATACCAACCTTGCAAGATCCGGCTGGGAGGCATGGCCTAACTTCGAAGGCAACGTTATGGTACAGATGTTTGGGCCAAGAGGTTATTCAGGTCCTACTTATGTAGCAGGCTGGGGCTTTAACCCGCTTACTGAGGACCTGGTAAATGCACTGGAAGGCGATCCACGCTATGAGCACACAGTACTTGACATTAAAAGTATAGAGGGAGCAACCTACGAGCCTAGCTACGACGATACTGGTTTCTTCGTCAAAAAGTATGCACCAAGAGCAGCCTGGGTAACAACTGCAGGTGGCGAACCGGCCCTGAACTTTGCAGTTAACTATATCGAAATACGCTTAGCGGATACTTACCTGATGGAAGCCGAAGCTCTTGTACAGGGAGGTGGAGACATCACCAGGGCTGCCGATCTTTTAAATGCCGTTCGTGGTCGTGTTGGACTTCCAGAGGTAGCTCCTACCCTGGATAACATTTACAAAGAACGCAGACTAGAACTGGCGACAGAAGGGCACCGCTTCTTTGACCTGGTCCGCACCGGAAGAGCAGCATCTATCTTAGCACCAATGGGCTTTGTGGGAGGTAAGCACGAAATATTACCTATTCCACAGGAAGAATTATCAAATACAAAGCTGGTTCAGAACCCTGAATATCTGTAACAGCCGATCATTTCAAATATAAATGAATAAGATCATGAAATATAAAAATATACTTTCCAGAGTTTATTCTTACCTGGCTGTGGCACTGGCAGCAAGTATAGTTGGTGCCTGTACCCCGGAAGAAATGGATGGTGGATTAGGTCCTGCACCTACCTCCGAGTCAGTCGAGTTTTCTATGGCTCCAACGCAGGACAATCCAAACATCATCACCTTCACTAACCAGACCCCAGGAGCATTTAAAGCTATCTGGGATTTTGGAAATGGCAATACTGCCGTAGGCGACCAGGTGAACGGAGCTTTCCCGGTTGAAGGTACTTATACTGTAAAACTTACTGTTTTAACACGTGGTGGTTATGCATATAACACGAAAACGGTAACTATAGCCGAAACCAATGTTTCGATGCTGAACAGGGAAGATTACAACTTCCTGACCGGCGGTGCAGATGATGAGGATGGTAAAACATGGGTGATAGAGAAAGAGGTAAAAGGGCACCTTGGCGTAGGTGATGCCTCTGCCCCTAATCCCACACCTAACTGGTGGGCTGCCGGCGCAAACGAGAAAGCTGACGTTGGTTTATACGATGATGAAATGGTATTTAAACTTCAGGGCTTCTCTTATACTTACATAAACAATGGTAACACCTATGCTAACAAAGATTATGCTTCAGAGCTAGGGGGCACTAATGCTTCGGCAGATGTTACCGTAGCTTATACTCCTCCTACTAATATGAACTGGAGCATAACTGAAGAGAACGGCAAAAAATATTTGTCAATCTCTAACGGCGGCTTCTTGGGTTACTATGTTGGTGAGTCTAAATACCAGATACTGGCACTTAGCGAGAATGAATTATACCTGATGAGTTCTCAGAAAGGTGTTCCGGGCAACGCCTGGTTCTACCGACTTGTACCAAAAGGTTATGTAAGACCAGTGGAGCCTAAGCCGGTAAAAATGGAAGACATGGAAGATAACTTTGATGAAGAAGGAAACCTTGTCTGGAAGAAAGAAGCACTTACCCTGAACGAATCCTACGATAACCCTGCCCCTGTTGGCATTAACAAATCAGCTAAGGTGGCCATGTATGTAAAACAGGAAGGCCAACCTTACGAATTTGCCAACATGTTTACTGACTTTAACTATAACTTTGATTTAAGTCAGCGCAATGTATTTAAGTTAAAAGTATACGTGCCGAGCTACAACGACTTTATTACACAAGCTGGTGAAGACTGGGCAATCAAGAACTTGTTAAAACAGGTTTCTATAAAGCTTCAGGATGGCACATCGGCACAGCCTTGGGTAAACCAGGTAGAGATAAAGCAACCAGTAGATAAACTGGATCAGTGGGTGGAATTAACCTTTGATTTCTCTGCCTTTAAAGACAGAAAAGACCTGAACAGAATTGTAATACAGGTTGGTGGCGAAGGCAACTTTATACCAGGCATCTTCTTCCTGGATGACTTCAGACTTGAATAATAGGTGGATGTATAAACAGGGCCGGGAAGCTGCATTATTCCCGGCCCACATCTAACTTCTTTTTACCCAGTACCCCAAATCATACTTACCAAGACATGTTTTTTAACAGACATAAATTTCAAAAAATGCTGTTCATTGTTACTTCTCTCTTCCTGTCCATGGTAGCATCCTCTTGCTCAAAGTCGGAAGAACCCAAACCATACATATCACAACCTAAAACACCTGAAGACCTGAACTGGAAGTTCGAAACTACCCCTGTCTGGGCCGATGAGTTTAATTATAGCGGTCAGCCTGATGCTGCCAAATGGGGATACGACATTGGTGGAACCGGCTGGGGAAACAATGAACTGCAGTATTATACCAACAGTACTTCTAATGCCAATGTAAGCGACGGTACCCTGAAGATCACAGCCAAAAAGGAAAGCAAAGAAGGCAAAGAATATACTTCAGCCAGAATTGTAACCAAAAACAAAGGCGACTTTTTGTACGGCAGATTCGAGATTAAAGCGAAGCTGCCAACAGGCAGAGGTACCTGGCCTGCCATCTGGATGCTGCCAACCGATTGGGCCT of Pontibacter deserti contains these proteins:
- a CDS encoding PKD domain-containing protein: MKYKNILSRVYSYLAVALAASIVGACTPEEMDGGLGPAPTSESVEFSMAPTQDNPNIITFTNQTPGAFKAIWDFGNGNTAVGDQVNGAFPVEGTYTVKLTVLTRGGYAYNTKTVTIAETNVSMLNREDYNFLTGGADDEDGKTWVIEKEVKGHLGVGDASAPNPTPNWWAAGANEKADVGLYDDEMVFKLQGFSYTYINNGNTYANKDYASELGGTNASADVTVAYTPPTNMNWSITEENGKKYLSISNGGFLGYYVGESKYQILALSENELYLMSSQKGVPGNAWFYRLVPKGYVRPVEPKPVKMEDMEDNFDEEGNLVWKKEALTLNESYDNPAPVGINKSAKVAMYVKQEGQPYEFANMFTDFNYNFDLSQRNVFKLKVYVPSYNDFITQAGEDWAIKNLLKQVSIKLQDGTSAQPWVNQVEIKQPVDKLDQWVELTFDFSAFKDRKDLNRIVIQVGGEGNFIPGIFFLDDFRLE
- a CDS encoding glycoside hydrolase family 16 protein; this encodes MFFNRHKFQKMLFIVTSLFLSMVASSCSKSEEPKPYISQPKTPEDLNWKFETTPVWADEFNYSGQPDAAKWGYDIGGTGWGNNELQYYTNSTSNANVSDGTLKITAKKESKEGKEYTSARIVTKNKGDFLYGRFEIKAKLPTGRGTWPAIWMLPTDWAYGGWPKSGEIDIMEHVGYDQNKVHITVHTEAYNHGKNTQKGQSKVIETASTAFHTYRVDWTPYAVRGYIDDAPVFQFVNEGKGFEVWPFDKRFHLLLNIAVGGNWGGAQGVDPNVFPQTMEVDYVRVYKMIEK
- a CDS encoding RagB/SusD family nutrient uptake outer membrane protein; its protein translation is MKNKFIYAAIFSMALPLLSSCSDDFLDVDPEGTILESEYYKNPEEAYAGLVAAYDPLGWQAGDTYHNIGAINAASDDAHAGGGGPSDMHTWQVWNRFTLDPANGPQEEYWDRNFRGIARANVILSKVEAGVPGLAQTVADRYIAEAKFLRAYYYFELVRLFKNVPLITAPLATEEIFNQVQVTPDLVYAQIEKDLAEAIPDLPVTVPVATEGGRATQGAGKALLGKVYLFQQKWDEAAEQLADVNGTPGETSMYGYRLMDNYGAIFDPANKFNSESIFEIAHTNLARSGWEAWPNFEGNVMVQMFGPRGYSGPTYVAGWGFNPLTEDLVNALEGDPRYEHTVLDIKSIEGATYEPSYDDTGFFVKKYAPRAAWVTTAGGEPALNFAVNYIEIRLADTYLMEAEALVQGGGDITRAADLLNAVRGRVGLPEVAPTLDNIYKERRLELATEGHRFFDLVRTGRAASILAPMGFVGGKHEILPIPQEELSNTKLVQNPEYL
- a CDS encoding SusC/RagA family TonB-linked outer membrane protein — its product is MRKYFYTAMGCLTMVACINSVAYADNPGKVRLKKEKRYAQTVTGKVTSESGEPLIGASVTLKGTSTGDVTDINGNFSLNVPDAGGTLVVSYIGFITQEVPIDGRSTINITLQTDAKSLEEVVVIGYGVQKKSVVTGAISSVKSKDLENQQITRLEQALQGRTSGVVVASTSGAPGAESTVRVRGITTLNNNNPLYVVDGVAVTGGIDYLNQSDIESIEVLKDAASAAIYGTRGATGVILVTTKKGKEGSLRLNYNAYYGTQSPTRKIDLLNATEYATLRNEASVAGGGPIIYEDPKALGEGTNWQDYVFNDDARIQNHDFSISGGNNKSTYYASYGYLNQEGIVASEISNFERHNVRLNSSHKVADWLTFGQNLGYSHIKGMGGFNPNTEFGGPLNSAINLDPITPVLITDPAILNDPNSIYNKQPVVRNPQGYPYGISTTVMQEMTNPLAYIQTQIGNYGWSENLVGNAFAEVEPLKGLKFRSTLGGKLAYWGGESFRPIFYLNASTTNQQTARNRDRHMVMDYNIENILSYTRELNNHNFTVLLGQGAYKDGEIGGMGLTYNALPAISFDDASFNLPVPSSNITAYAYDNIAHTVSSLFGRVIYDYKEKYLFTGIIRRDGSSNFGSNYQYGYFPSVSLGWVASNEEFWPENNVVDFLKIRGSYGEVGNDQTKPFGFIATVSPGRNYTFGNTLNQGYIIGYSPNAPANPDLRWEETAQTNIGFETTVLNSINFTFDWFNKKTSGILRPLELPGMAGQTGNPMANIADMQNRGIELELGYNQKFGEVGFSISGNAGYVKNEILSLESGKQFTEDGAARIQTFTYALNRNIVGESYYSFYGFKTNGIFQNQEDVESYVSSAGTVIQPNAVPGDFRWVDTNDDGQITEADRVVLGKPLPDWTFGLTLNADWKNFDVLIFGQGATGHKIFQGLRRLEIATANWQTKALGRWTGEGTSNDFPRISTSDPNNNFSNPSDFYLEDGDYFRIKTLQIGYTIPASLTDKISIQKARFYLSGNNIFTFTKYTGYDPEIGGDRAIYGIDRAFYPQARTFMVGVNLGL